Proteins from a single region of Mus pahari chromosome 2, PAHARI_EIJ_v1.1, whole genome shotgun sequence:
- the Lrrtm1 gene encoding leucine-rich repeat transmembrane neuronal protein 1, with amino-acid sequence MDFLLLGLCLHWLLRRPSGVVLCLLGACFQMLPAAPSGCPGQCRCEGRLLYCEALNLTEAPHNLSGLLGLSLRYNSLSELRAGQFTGLMQLTWLYLDHNHICSVQGDAFQKLRRVKELTLSSNQITELANTTFRPMPNLRSVDLSYNKLQALAPDLFHGLRKLTTLHMRANAIQFVPVRIFQDCRSLKFLDIGYNQLKSLARNSFAGLFKLTELHLEHNDLIKVNFAHFPRLISLHSLCLRRNKVAIVVSSLDWVWNLEKMDLSGNEIEYMEPHVFETVPYLQTLQLDSNRLTYIEPRILNSWKSLTSITLAGNLWDCGRNVCALASWLSNFQGRYDANLQCASPEYAQGEDVLDAVYAFHLCEDGAEPTSGHLLSAAVTNRSDLTPPESSATTLVDGGEGHDGTLEPITVALPGGEHAENAVQIHKVVTGTMALIFSFLIVVLVLYVSWKCFPASLRQLRQCFVTQRRKQKQKQTMHQMAAMSAQEYYVDYKPNHIEGALVIINEYGSCTCHQQPARECEV; translated from the coding sequence ATGGATTTCCTGCTACTCGGCCTCTGTCTACACTGGCTGCTGAGGAGGCCCTCGGGGGTGGTCTTGTGTCTGCTGGGGGCCTGCTTTCAGATGCTGCCCGCCGCCCCCAGCGGATGCCCGGGGCAGTGTCGGTGCGAGGGGCGGCTGCTGTACTGCGAGGCGCTCAACCTAACCGAGGCGCCCCACAACCTGTCCGGCCTGCTGGGCTTGTCTTTGCGCTACAACAGCCTCTCGGAGCTGCGCGCCGGCCAGTTCACAGGGTTAATGCAGCTCACGTGGCTGTATTTGGATCACAATCACATCTGCTCGGTGCAGGGGGACGCCTTTCAGAAACTGCGCCGAGTTAAGGAACTCACGCTGAGTTCCAACCAGATCACTGAACTGGCCAACACCACCTTCCGGCCCATGCCCAACCTGCGCAGCGTGGACCTGTCCTATAACAAGCTGCAGGCGCTAGCTCCGGATCTCTTCCACGGGCTGCGGAAGCTCACCACCTTGCACATGCGGGCCAATGCCATCCAATTCGTGCCGGTGCGCATCTTTCAGGACTGCCGCAGCCTCAAGTTTCTCGACATTGGATACAATCAGCTCAAGAGTCTAGCGCGCAACTCTTTCGCCGGCTTGTTCAAGCTCACAGAGCTACACCTGGAGCATAACGACTTGATCAAGGTGAACTTCGCCCATTTCCCGCGCCTCATCTCCCTGCACTCGCTCTGCCTGAGGCGGAATAAGGTTGCCATTGTGGTCAGCTCTCTCGACTGGGTTTGGAATTTGGAGAAAATGGACTTGTCTGGGAACGAGATCGAATACATGGAGCCCCATGTGTTCGAGACCGTGCCCTACCTGCAGACCCTGCAGCTGGACTCCAACCGCCTCACCTACATTGAGCCCCGTATCCTCAACTCCTGGAAGTCCCTTACGAGCATCACTCTGGCGGGGAACCTGTGGGACTGCGGGCGCAACGTGTGTGCTCTAGCTTCCTGGCTAAGCAACTTCCAGGGACGTTACGATGCTAACTTGCAGTGCGCCAGCCCTGAGTACGCACAGGGCGAGGACGTCTTGGATGCAGTGTATGCTTTCCACCTGTGCGAGGATGGGGCCGAGCCCACCAGCGGCCACCTCCTGTCGGCGGCCGTCACTAACCGCAGTGACCTAACGCCCCCAGAGAGCTCAGCCACGACTCTGGTGGACGGTGGGGAGGGGCACGATGGCACGCTTGAGCCCATCACTGTGGCTCTTCCCGGCGGCGAGCACGCAGAGAACGCTGTGCAAATCCACAAAGTGGTCACCGGCACGATGGCCctcatcttctccttcctcatcGTGGTCCTCGTACTCTACGTATCCTGGAAGTGTTTCCCAGCCAGCCTAAGGCAGCTCAGACAGTGCTTTGTCACGCAGcgcaggaagcagaagcagaaacagaccaTGCATCAGATGGCTGCTATGTCTGCCCAGGAATACTATGTTGATTACAAACCCAACCACATCGAGGGGGCCCTGGTGATCATCAACGAGTACGGCTCTTGTACCTGTCACCAGCAACCTGCGAGGGAATGCGAGGTGTGA